A stretch of Pseudomonas sp. 7SR1 DNA encodes these proteins:
- a CDS encoding TolC family outer membrane protein translates to MLRKLSLALAVSCASNGMAWAAEAPLSTRTDLVSVYQEAVDNNADLAAARAQYGAQKEVVPQARAGLLPNLSGGAEVANVRTDIDEPAAIANRSARSYQATLSQPLFRADRWFQFQAAKSVNEQAALQLSATEQNLILQSAESYFNVLRSQDNLASTKAEEAAFKRQLDQSNERFDVGLSDKTDVLQSQASYDTARANRILAQRQVEDAFEALITLTNRQYNSIQGIVHTLPILPPAPNDAKAWVDTAARQNLNLLASNYAVTAAEDTLRQRKAGHAPTLDAVARYEKGDNDALGFSNPNAIGRPYGGDVEQRTLALQLNIPIYSGGLTTSQVRESYSQLTQTEQQREGLRRQVVENTRNLHRAVNTDVEQVQARRQSIISNQSAVEATEIGYQVGTRNIVDVLDAQRQLYTSVRNYNNARYDYILDNLRLKQAAGTLSPADLQDLSRYLKPDYNPDKDFLPPDLAQAAAEQLRSRPAQ, encoded by the coding sequence ATGCTGCGCAAACTCTCACTGGCCCTTGCCGTGTCTTGTGCGTCCAATGGAATGGCTTGGGCTGCCGAAGCGCCCTTATCGACCAGAACCGACCTGGTGAGCGTGTACCAGGAAGCGGTGGACAACAACGCCGACCTGGCCGCTGCCCGCGCCCAGTACGGCGCCCAGAAGGAAGTGGTGCCCCAGGCCCGCGCCGGATTGCTGCCCAACCTTTCCGGCGGGGCCGAGGTGGCCAACGTGCGCACCGACATCGATGAGCCTGCCGCCATTGCCAACCGCAGTGCGCGTTCATACCAGGCCACATTGTCCCAACCGCTGTTCCGTGCCGACCGCTGGTTTCAATTCCAGGCTGCCAAGTCGGTGAACGAGCAGGCGGCACTGCAACTGTCGGCCACCGAACAGAACCTGATCCTGCAAAGCGCCGAGAGTTACTTCAATGTGCTGCGCAGTCAGGACAACCTGGCGTCGACCAAGGCTGAAGAAGCCGCGTTCAAGCGCCAGCTCGACCAATCCAACGAGCGCTTCGACGTGGGCCTGTCGGACAAGACCGACGTGCTGCAATCCCAGGCCAGCTACGACACCGCGCGGGCCAACCGGATCCTCGCCCAACGCCAGGTCGAGGATGCCTTCGAAGCCCTGATCACCTTGACCAACCGCCAGTACAACTCGATCCAGGGCATCGTCCACACACTACCGATCCTGCCGCCGGCGCCGAACGATGCCAAGGCCTGGGTGGACACCGCCGCCCGGCAGAACCTCAACCTGCTGGCCAGCAACTACGCCGTCACGGCGGCCGAAGACACCCTGCGCCAGCGCAAGGCCGGCCACGCCCCGACCCTCGATGCCGTGGCGAGGTATGAGAAAGGTGACAACGACGCGCTGGGGTTCAGCAACCCGAACGCGATTGGCCGTCCATACGGGGGCGATGTCGAGCAGCGCACCCTGGCCCTGCAGTTGAACATTCCGATCTACAGCGGCGGGTTGACCACCTCCCAGGTCCGCGAGTCCTACTCGCAGTTGACCCAGACCGAGCAGCAGCGCGAAGGCCTGCGCCGGCAGGTGGTGGAAAACACCCGTAACCTGCATCGCGCGGTGAACACCGACGTGGAACAGGTCCAGGCACGGCGCCAGTCGATCATTTCCAACCAGAGCGCGGTGGAGGCCACGGAGATCGGTTACCAGGTGGGCACCCGCAATATCGTCGATGTGCTGGATGCCCAGCGCCAGCTGTACACCTCGGTGCGCAACTACAACAACGCCCGCTACGACTACATTCTCGACAACCTGCGCCTCAAGCAGGCCGCCGGCACCCTGAGCCCGGCCGACCTGCAGGACCTGTCGCGCTACCTCAAGCCTGATTACAACCCGGACAAGGATTTCCTGCCACCGGACCTGGCGCAGGCCGCGGCGGAGCAACTGCGCTCACGGCCGGCGCAGTAG
- a CDS encoding LysR family transcriptional regulator: protein MNVQWNLEQLRLFVGVAEKRSFSAVARDQRKAQSAISSAIALLEADLGVNLFERSSGRQPRLTEAGEALLEEAREVLRQCERLNGRAQALMRGQEARLRLAQDEAMPYQPVIDSLTALAERFPTLEVQLASAAQGDVARKLVERHADLGLLFYHEQIPAALERRVLGSVEMVTVCGREHPMATQEYVTCLEMARHRQLLMATQSSVYPGSEQASPQVWRADSFYVLAEWLRCGLGWAWLPRHVVQYPAYQGQMIELNSEWTPPALVVELVWRRDEPLGPAARWLAERFAVQLQAIG, encoded by the coding sequence ATGAACGTGCAGTGGAATCTGGAGCAGCTGCGGCTGTTTGTCGGTGTTGCCGAAAAGCGTTCGTTCTCCGCCGTGGCCCGGGACCAACGCAAGGCCCAGTCGGCCATCAGCAGCGCCATTGCCTTGCTGGAAGCCGATCTGGGAGTGAACCTGTTCGAGCGCAGCAGTGGCCGTCAGCCCAGGCTCACTGAAGCCGGCGAAGCCTTGCTGGAAGAGGCGCGGGAGGTGCTGCGCCAGTGCGAACGCCTCAATGGGCGGGCCCAGGCCTTGATGCGAGGACAGGAAGCACGGCTGCGGCTGGCCCAGGACGAGGCCATGCCCTATCAGCCGGTGATCGACAGCCTGACCGCCCTGGCCGAGCGCTTCCCCACCCTCGAGGTGCAACTGGCCAGCGCTGCCCAGGGAGATGTAGCGCGCAAGCTGGTGGAGCGCCACGCCGACCTCGGACTGCTGTTCTATCACGAGCAGATCCCTGCGGCACTGGAGCGCCGGGTCCTGGGCAGCGTCGAGATGGTGACGGTGTGCGGACGCGAACATCCCATGGCCACGCAGGAATACGTGACTTGCCTGGAAATGGCCCGTCATCGCCAGTTGCTGATGGCGACCCAGTCCAGTGTCTACCCCGGCAGTGAGCAGGCCAGCCCGCAAGTCTGGCGCGCCGACAGCTTCTATGTCCTGGCCGAATGGCTCAGGTGTGGCCTGGGTTGGGCCTGGCTGCCACGGCATGTGGTGCAGTACCCGGCCTATCAGGGGCAGATGATCGAGCTCAACAGCGAATGGACCCCGCCAGCGCTGGTGGTGGAACTGGTCTGGCGGCGCGACGAGCCCCTGGGCCCGGCCGCGCGCTGGTTGGCGGAACGTTTTGCCGTGCAGCTGCAGGCGATTGGCTGA
- a CDS encoding NAD(P)/FAD-dependent oxidoreductase: MPSVISTDVLIVGAGVAGLWLNARLRRQGYSTVLVESASLGGGQSVKSQGIIHGGAKYALHGALTGASEAIADMPRRWREALAGDGELDLSGVRLLSEAHYLWSPGTLAGNLTSFFASKAVRGRVDQVKGEQLPAALQDKRFKGKVYRLAELVVDVPSLIARLAELAGDGLLAGQLIEPLRENDELLGLKVDGREIRAQRIVLSAGAGTADLLAALGLDQPAMQRRPLHMVLVKGPSLKPLYAHCLGGGPKPRITVTTHPAADGQWVWYLGGDIAEADGVARDPAAQIATAQKELGQLLPWIDLSSAQWATLRVDRAEPLQSGLTRPDNAFLAERDRLLVGWPTKLALAPDFADRVITALQRDGIVPSHPAPLPDLPKPPMAVPAWEQLLP, translated from the coding sequence ATGCCATCCGTTATTTCCACCGACGTCCTGATTGTCGGCGCCGGAGTCGCCGGCCTCTGGCTGAATGCGCGCCTGCGTCGCCAGGGTTATTCGACCGTGCTGGTGGAAAGCGCCAGCCTGGGTGGCGGGCAGAGCGTCAAATCCCAGGGCATCATCCATGGCGGCGCCAAGTACGCGCTGCATGGCGCACTGACCGGCGCCTCGGAAGCCATCGCCGACATGCCGCGCCGCTGGCGCGAAGCGCTGGCCGGCGACGGCGAGCTGGACCTGTCCGGCGTTCGCCTGCTGTCCGAAGCCCACTACCTGTGGTCGCCCGGCACCCTGGCCGGCAACCTCACCAGCTTTTTCGCCAGCAAGGCCGTGCGCGGTCGCGTCGATCAGGTCAAGGGCGAACAACTGCCCGCAGCCCTGCAGGACAAGCGCTTCAAGGGCAAGGTCTATCGTCTGGCCGAACTGGTGGTGGATGTCCCCAGCCTGATCGCGCGCCTGGCGGAACTGGCTGGCGACGGTCTGCTTGCCGGACAACTCATTGAGCCGCTGCGCGAGAATGACGAACTGCTGGGCCTCAAGGTGGACGGTCGCGAGATCCGCGCCCAACGCATCGTCTTAAGCGCCGGGGCCGGCACCGCCGACCTGCTCGCCGCCCTGGGCCTCGACCAGCCAGCCATGCAGCGCCGGCCGCTGCACATGGTCCTGGTCAAAGGCCCTTCCCTCAAGCCGCTCTACGCCCATTGCCTGGGAGGCGGACCGAAGCCGCGCATCACGGTGACCACTCACCCGGCCGCCGATGGCCAGTGGGTCTGGTACCTGGGTGGCGACATCGCCGAAGCCGATGGCGTTGCCCGCGATCCCGCCGCGCAGATCGCTACCGCCCAGAAGGAACTCGGTCAGTTGCTGCCCTGGATCGATCTGAGCTCCGCGCAATGGGCCACCCTGCGAGTGGATCGCGCCGAACCCTTGCAGTCGGGCCTGACCCGTCCGGATAACGCCTTCCTGGCCGAGCGGGATCGTCTATTGGTGGGTTGGCCGACCAAGCTGGCCCTGGCTCCGGATTTTGCCGACCGGGTAATCACGGCACTGCAACGCGACGGCATCGTGCCAAGCCATCCGGCCCCCCTGCCCGACTTGCCGAAACCGCCCATGGCTGTGCCTGCCTGGGAGCAACTGCTGCCATGA
- a CDS encoding IS3 family transposase — protein MRKSYSREFKLKAASMVLDEGQSVPEVCVGLDIGPTALRRWVDQVRQERQGSTPAGAKAITADQREIQELKALLRQKDRDIEILKKASALLLLDAKDHSR, from the coding sequence ATGCGTAAATCCTATTCGAGAGAGTTCAAACTCAAGGCCGCCAGCATGGTGCTGGACGAGGGGCAATCGGTACCTGAGGTCTGTGTCGGTTTGGATATTGGCCCTACAGCCTTGCGCCGTTGGGTCGATCAGGTTCGTCAGGAACGCCAAGGTTCAACGCCGGCAGGGGCCAAAGCGATTACCGCCGATCAACGTGAGATCCAGGAGCTCAAAGCGTTGCTGCGGCAAAAGGATCGGGATATCGAAATCCTAAAAAAGGCCAGTGCTCTCCTGCTTTTGGACGCCAAAGATCACTCTCGTTGA
- a CDS encoding IS3 family transposase — translation MICELGEQYGVNECCRVLGINRSSFYAWRQRQDKVNPRREKLKAVLVKHHKASRESAGARTLAKQLQASGHSVGRFMARSLMREAGIVSRQRRRHKYKSPGVEALVAPHILKRKFDVTAVNQVWCGDVTYIKVGKRWLYFAAVLDLYARRVVGWAFSMISDATLTCEALRMAVEVRRRPANVLFHSDQGCQYTSHKFRNVLMEHGLQQSMSRKGECWDNAPMERFFGSLKSEWVPETGYESEHEARADVQRYVSRYNTVRPHSYNDYRSPVAKERLAA, via the coding sequence TTGATCTGTGAGCTGGGCGAGCAATACGGCGTCAATGAGTGCTGTCGGGTGCTTGGCATCAACCGCAGCAGCTTTTACGCCTGGCGTCAGCGCCAAGACAAAGTGAATCCTCGGCGAGAAAAGCTCAAGGCCGTGCTGGTCAAGCATCACAAGGCGTCGAGAGAGTCGGCGGGGGCCCGCACCTTGGCCAAGCAGTTGCAAGCCAGCGGACACAGTGTCGGGCGGTTTATGGCTCGCAGTTTGATGCGAGAGGCAGGCATTGTCAGTCGTCAGCGCAGGCGTCATAAGTACAAGTCACCAGGGGTGGAAGCGCTGGTGGCGCCACACATACTCAAGCGCAAGTTTGATGTGACGGCGGTTAATCAGGTGTGGTGTGGAGACGTGACGTACATCAAGGTGGGCAAGCGATGGCTGTACTTCGCGGCGGTTCTGGATTTGTATGCTCGCCGGGTGGTGGGTTGGGCGTTTTCGATGATCTCCGATGCCACGTTGACCTGCGAAGCTCTACGAATGGCGGTTGAAGTGCGCCGTCGCCCTGCAAACGTGCTGTTTCACTCCGACCAGGGTTGCCAGTACACCAGCCATAAATTCAGGAATGTACTGATGGAACACGGGCTACAGCAGAGCATGAGTCGTAAAGGCGAATGCTGGGACAACGCCCCAATGGAGCGTTTCTTTGGAAGTCTGAAATCAGAGTGGGTACCCGAAACAGGCTACGAATCCGAGCATGAAGCCCGAGCGGATGTGCAGCGCTATGTATCGCGCTACAACACCGTCAGGCCTCATAGCTACAACGACTATCGGTCACCGGTCGCCAAAGAACGGCTGGCGGCGTAA
- a CDS encoding aldo/keto reductase, with amino-acid sequence MSQPTLHDFLRPLGNGGPLVSPVGLGTVKLGRDQGVKYPNGFRIPDDDEARMLLRLARDLGINLIDTAPAYGRSEERLGPLLRGQRQEWVIVSKVGEEFSDGQSRHDFSAAHTRLSVERSLKRLETDYIDLVLVHSDGNDLAILNDSEVYPTLAALKGEGKIGGFGFSGKTVDGGLKALEQGDCAMVTYNLNERSEKAVIDYAAEHGKAILVKKALASGHVCLTPGVDPVRASFELLFEHPGVASAIVGTINPLHLAHNVATVAKVLRKD; translated from the coding sequence ATGAGCCAGCCGACCCTGCACGATTTTCTTCGCCCACTGGGCAATGGCGGCCCGCTGGTTTCCCCCGTGGGCCTGGGTACCGTCAAGCTCGGGCGCGACCAGGGCGTCAAATACCCCAACGGCTTTCGGATCCCGGATGACGACGAAGCGCGGATGCTGCTCAGGCTGGCACGCGACCTGGGCATCAACCTGATCGACACCGCACCGGCCTATGGCCGCAGCGAAGAACGCCTCGGTCCGTTGTTGCGTGGGCAACGCCAGGAGTGGGTGATCGTCAGCAAGGTCGGGGAAGAATTCAGCGACGGCCAGTCACGCCATGACTTCAGCGCCGCCCACACCCGCCTTTCAGTGGAGCGCAGCCTCAAGCGCCTGGAGACCGACTATATCGACCTGGTCCTGGTGCACTCCGACGGCAACGACCTGGCGATCCTCAACGACAGCGAGGTCTATCCAACCCTGGCGGCGCTCAAGGGCGAGGGCAAGATCGGTGGCTTCGGTTTCTCCGGTAAAACCGTCGATGGCGGCTTGAAGGCCCTGGAGCAAGGCGATTGCGCAATGGTCACCTACAATCTGAACGAACGAAGCGAGAAGGCTGTCATTGACTACGCAGCCGAACACGGCAAAGCGATCCTGGTGAAGAAAGCCCTGGCCAGCGGCCATGTCTGCCTGACCCCCGGGGTGGACCCGGTCCGTGCCAGCTTCGAACTGTTGTTTGAACATCCCGGGGTTGCCAGTGCTATTGTCGGCACCATCAATCCGCTGCACCTCGCCCATAACGTCGCGACCGTTGCCAAGGTCCTGCGTAAAGACTGA
- the thiC gene encoding phosphomethylpyrimidine synthase ThiC: protein MTTKSKNATNLSDSAQVDQQSVQPFTRSQKIYVQGSRPDIRVPMREISLDVTPTDFGGEINAPVTVYDTSGPYTDPNVIIDVRKGLADVRSPWIEARGDTERLAGLSSSFGKERLADPELTKLRFAHVNNPRRAKPGANVSQMHYARKGIITAEMEYVAIRENMKLEVARAAGLLDQQHAGHSFGASIPKVITPEFVRDEIARGRAIIPANINHTELEPMIIGRNFLVKINGNIGNSALGSSIEEEVAKLTWGIRWGSDTVMDLSTGKHIHETREWIIRNSPVPIGTVPIYQALEKVGGVAEDLTWELFRDTLIEQAEQGVDYFTIHAGVLLRYVPMTAKRVTGIVSRGGSIMAKWCLAHHKENFLYTHFEDICEIMKAYDVSFSLGDGLRPGSIADANDEAQFGELETLGELTKIAWKHDVQCMIEGPGHVPMQLIKENMDKQLECCDEAPFYTLGPLTTDIAPGYDHITSGIGAAMIGWFGCAMLCYVTPKEHLGLPNKDDVKTGIITYKIAAHAADLAKGHPGAQIRDNALSKARFEFRWEDQFNLGLDPDTARSYHDETLPKDSAKVAHFCSMCGPKFCSMKITQEVREYAANQRIEAVDVDVAQGMAEQAERFKQEGSQLYKKV from the coding sequence ATGACGACAAAATCAAAAAACGCGACCAACCTCAGTGATTCGGCCCAGGTCGATCAGCAATCGGTTCAGCCCTTTACCCGCTCGCAAAAAATCTATGTCCAGGGCAGCCGCCCGGACATCCGCGTGCCCATGCGCGAGATCAGCCTCGACGTGACCCCCACCGACTTCGGTGGCGAGATCAACGCGCCGGTGACGGTCTATGACACCTCGGGCCCCTACACCGACCCGAACGTGATCATCGACGTACGCAAAGGCCTGGCCGATGTACGCTCGCCCTGGATCGAGGCGCGGGGCGACACCGAACGCCTGGCAGGTCTGAGTTCCAGCTTCGGCAAGGAACGCCTGGCCGACCCCGAGCTGACCAAGCTGCGCTTCGCCCACGTGAACAATCCGCGTCGCGCCAAGCCGGGGGCCAACGTCAGCCAGATGCACTATGCGCGCAAAGGCATCATCACCGCCGAGATGGAATACGTCGCCATCCGCGAGAACATGAAGCTGGAAGTGGCTCGTGCCGCTGGCCTGCTGGATCAACAGCACGCCGGCCACAGCTTCGGCGCCAGCATCCCCAAGGTCATCACCCCCGAATTCGTCCGCGATGAAATCGCCCGTGGCCGCGCGATCATTCCGGCCAACATCAACCACACCGAACTGGAGCCGATGATCATCGGCCGCAACTTCCTGGTGAAGATCAACGGCAACATCGGCAACAGCGCGCTGGGGTCGTCCATCGAAGAAGAAGTGGCCAAGCTGACCTGGGGCATCCGCTGGGGTTCGGACACGGTCATGGACCTGTCCACCGGCAAGCACATCCATGAAACCCGTGAGTGGATCATTCGCAACTCGCCGGTCCCGATCGGTACCGTACCGATCTACCAGGCCCTGGAAAAAGTCGGTGGAGTGGCCGAAGACCTGACCTGGGAGCTGTTTCGCGACACGCTGATCGAACAGGCCGAACAGGGTGTCGACTATTTCACCATCCATGCCGGCGTGCTGCTGCGCTATGTGCCGATGACTGCCAAGCGCGTCACCGGGATCGTCAGCCGTGGCGGTTCGATCATGGCCAAGTGGTGCCTGGCGCACCACAAGGAAAACTTCCTCTACACCCACTTCGAAGACATCTGCGAAATCATGAAGGCCTACGACGTCAGCTTCTCGCTGGGCGATGGCCTGCGTCCGGGCTCGATTGCCGACGCCAACGACGAAGCGCAGTTCGGTGAGCTGGAAACCCTGGGCGAGCTGACCAAGATCGCCTGGAAGCACGACGTGCAATGCATGATCGAAGGCCCTGGCCACGTGCCGATGCAGTTGATCAAGGAGAACATGGACAAGCAGCTGGAGTGCTGCGACGAGGCGCCGTTCTATACCCTCGGCCCGCTGACCACCGACATCGCGCCGGGCTACGACCACATCACCTCCGGTATCGGTGCGGCGATGATCGGCTGGTTCGGCTGTGCCATGCTCTGCTATGTGACCCCCAAGGAGCACCTGGGGCTGCCGAACAAGGATGACGTGAAGACCGGGATCATCACCTACAAGATCGCCGCCCATGCGGCCGACCTGGCCAAGGGGCATCCTGGTGCGCAGATCCGCGACAATGCCCTGAGCAAGGCCCGTTTCGAGTTCCGCTGGGAAGACCAGTTCAACCTCGGCCTGGACCCGGACACCGCCCGTTCGTACCACGATGAAACCCTGCCGAAGGACTCGGCCAAGGTGGCGCATTTCTGCTCGATGTGCGGGCCGAAATTCTGCTCGATGAAAATCACCCAGGAAGTACGCGAATACGCCGCCAACCAGCGCATCGAAGCGGTGGACGTCGACGTCGCCCAGGGAATGGCGGAGCAGGCCGAGCGGTTCAAGCAGGAAGGCAGTCAGCTTTACAAGAAAGTGTGA
- a CDS encoding DMT family transporter yields the protein MNAYYYLAIAICAEVIATVSMKAIKGLSTPLPLLLVIVGYATAFWMLTLVVRTVPVGVAYAVWAGLGIVMVSVAALFIYGQKLDVPAMLGMALIVLGVVVIQLFSKTAGH from the coding sequence ATGAACGCTTACTACTACCTGGCCATCGCCATCTGCGCCGAAGTGATTGCCACCGTCTCCATGAAAGCGATCAAAGGCTTGAGCACGCCCTTGCCCTTGCTACTGGTCATCGTCGGTTACGCCACCGCGTTCTGGATGCTGACCCTGGTGGTGCGCACTGTCCCGGTGGGCGTGGCCTATGCGGTCTGGGCCGGACTGGGCATTGTCATGGTCAGCGTGGCGGCCTTGTTCATCTACGGGCAGAAGCTGGACGTGCCGGCGATGCTGGGGATGGCGTTGATTGTGCTTGGGGTGGTGGTGATCCAGCTGTTCTCCAAGACGGCCGGCCACTGA
- the waaA gene encoding lipid IV(A) 3-deoxy-D-manno-octulosonic acid transferase: MNRTLYSALFYLGLPLVAIRLWLRARKAPAYARRIGERFSWRLPTLVPGGIWVHAVSVGESIAAAPMIRALLQRYPQLPITVTCMTPTGSERIQALFANEPRIQHCYLPYDLPCAAKRFLDRVRPKLAVIMETELWPNHIHQCARRGIPVALANARLSERSARGYARFPRLTRPMLAEMSLFAVQTEAEAERFRQLGARAETVEVTGSIKFDLTIDPQLLESASVLRHQWQATERAVWIAASTHEGEDEVVLAAHRQLLDSYPDALLILVPRHPERFDSVYRLCEREGFATVRRSSGQPVTAQASVLLGDTMGELLFLYALADSAFVGGSLVPNGGHNLLEPAALAKPVLSGPHLFNFLEIAAQLRAAGALQEVDDAESLALAVQRLFELPRDAQRMAEAGLKVMRTNQGALQRLLDGLGRLIAGR, encoded by the coding sequence ATGAACAGAACTCTCTATAGCGCATTGTTTTATCTGGGGCTGCCACTGGTAGCGATTCGGTTGTGGTTGCGGGCACGCAAGGCGCCGGCTTATGCCCGGCGTATTGGCGAGCGTTTTTCCTGGCGCCTGCCGACCCTGGTGCCGGGAGGTATCTGGGTGCATGCGGTGTCGGTGGGCGAAAGCATTGCCGCCGCGCCGATGATCCGGGCCCTGCTGCAACGTTATCCACAGCTTCCGATCACCGTCACCTGCATGACGCCCACCGGTTCGGAGCGGATCCAGGCCTTGTTCGCCAACGAGCCGCGCATCCAGCATTGCTACCTGCCCTACGACCTGCCCTGCGCCGCGAAGCGCTTTCTCGATCGGGTGCGTCCGAAGCTGGCGGTGATCATGGAAACCGAGCTGTGGCCCAATCACATCCATCAATGCGCCAGGCGCGGCATTCCCGTGGCCTTGGCCAATGCCCGGTTGTCGGAACGTTCGGCGCGGGGGTACGCACGGTTTCCCCGGCTCACCCGTCCGATGCTGGCCGAGATGAGCCTGTTCGCCGTCCAGACCGAAGCCGAGGCCGAGCGTTTTCGCCAGTTGGGCGCCCGGGCCGAAACCGTCGAGGTGACCGGATCCATCAAGTTCGACCTGACGATCGATCCGCAACTGCTGGAAAGTGCCAGCGTCTTGCGGCATCAATGGCAAGCGACAGAGCGCGCAGTCTGGATCGCCGCGAGCACCCATGAGGGCGAAGACGAGGTGGTGCTGGCCGCCCACCGCCAGTTGCTCGACAGTTATCCCGATGCGCTGCTGATCCTGGTGCCGCGTCATCCCGAGCGTTTCGACTCGGTGTACCGGCTCTGTGAGCGCGAAGGCTTCGCCACGGTCCGGCGTTCCAGCGGGCAGCCTGTGACCGCCCAGGCTTCGGTGCTGCTGGGCGATACCATGGGCGAACTGTTGTTTCTCTACGCGTTGGCCGACAGCGCCTTTGTCGGCGGCAGCCTGGTGCCCAACGGTGGGCACAATCTGCTGGAACCGGCGGCCCTGGCCAAGCCGGTTCTGAGTGGACCGCACTTGTTCAATTTCCTCGAAATCGCCGCCCAGCTGCGAGCCGCCGGGGCATTGCAGGAAGTCGACGATGCCGAGAGCCTGGCCTTGGCGGTGCAGCGATTGTTCGAACTGCCCCGGGATGCCCAGCGCATGGCCGAGGCTGGCCTGAAGGTGATGCGCACCAATCAGGGGGCGCTGCAGCGTTTGCTGGACGGATTGGGGCGGTTGATCGCGGGACGGTGA
- a CDS encoding metal ABC transporter ATPase — protein MPRTLIRKNPSNFKTLPLYVEATPEGLTYQSVGMPLNFAQTLQRRRPVTVADAERFSLELANLGVSVRLTLHWQNRDYWVLVRQRRQDRGDVVLKLISGYVPAHELNLPLLTAIQEIAEECLLETPEGWLGGRFNDTWLPAPYAAALHYREALPFRLAPLSGSARPVRSANLQLIERPRAYVHLPTASLQLIYDLRLDVPREAKSLSLFHVDERLEGDQLVATLDRKRPDLYLMPLHDGQPLPELYTLKKDQLYPASTRGLYLAESFAKQDGWLVREERIRWKDWLRQQGLTPPGKESGLTRLKGKARQLLKKIVPRKVAR, from the coding sequence ATGCCGCGTACGCTCATCAGAAAGAACCCCAGCAACTTCAAGACCCTGCCCCTGTATGTCGAAGCGACTCCCGAAGGCCTGACCTACCAGAGCGTGGGAATGCCGCTGAACTTCGCCCAGACCCTGCAACGCCGTCGGCCGGTGACGGTGGCCGATGCCGAACGCTTTTCCCTGGAGCTGGCCAACCTGGGGGTCTCGGTGCGCCTGACCCTGCATTGGCAGAACCGCGACTACTGGGTGCTGGTGCGCCAGCGGCGGCAGGATCGCGGCGACGTGGTGCTCAAGCTGATTTCCGGCTACGTCCCGGCCCATGAACTGAACCTGCCGCTACTGACCGCCATCCAGGAAATCGCCGAGGAATGCCTGCTGGAAACCCCCGAAGGCTGGCTCGGCGGACGCTTCAACGATACCTGGCTGCCGGCCCCTTACGCCGCTGCCCTGCATTATCGCGAAGCCTTGCCGTTTCGCCTGGCACCGCTGTCCGGCTCGGCCCGCCCGGTGCGCAGTGCCAACCTGCAGCTGATCGAGCGACCAAGAGCCTATGTGCATCTGCCGACGGCATCCTTGCAACTGATCTACGATTTGCGCCTGGATGTGCCCCGGGAAGCCAAGTCCCTGAGCCTGTTTCATGTGGATGAGCGCCTCGAGGGTGACCAATTGGTGGCCACGCTTGATCGCAAACGGCCCGACCTCTACCTGATGCCGCTGCACGACGGCCAACCCTTGCCCGAGCTGTACACCCTGAAAAAGGACCAGCTCTACCCGGCCAGCACCCGTGGGTTGTATCTGGCGGAAAGCTTCGCAAAGCAGGATGGCTGGCTGGTGCGGGAGGAGCGGATTCGCTGGAAGGATTGGTTGCGCCAGCAAGGGCTGACGCCTCCGGGCAAGGAGTCGGGCCTGACCCGGCTCAAGGGCAAGGCCCGGCAGTTGCTCAAGAAAATCGTTCCGCGCAAGGTGGCTCGTTAG